The following are from one region of the Euwallacea similis isolate ESF13 chromosome 31, ESF131.1, whole genome shotgun sequence genome:
- the LOC136417909 gene encoding multiple coagulation factor deficiency protein 2 homolog — protein MMMFVNLNMNYIGLILTLLLYLMPKSWARGPHHPRGSSITKRHVHYTPERNSEKITQDTKLLQDKQHIQEHLEEMLPKVDLSKKTEAELELYYFLLHDTDKNSKLDGLELLNAILHTTHEEDHDSNDISAMPRSDEEDSVDEKTFNRFVDLVDQVLKEDDKNQDGYLDYAEYVEGRKKTERAAERQSTVG, from the exons ATG ATGATGtttgtaaatttgaatatgaaCTACATTGGTTTGATTTTGACATTATTGCTCTATTTAATGCCAAAATCCTGGGCCAGAGGACCTCATCACCCCAGAGGATCATCCATAACAAAACGGCACGTTCATTATACACCTGAgagaaattctgaaaaaattacTCAGGACACTAAATTACTGCAGGACAAGCAGCACATCCAG GAACATTTGGAAGAAATGTTGCCAAAAGTggatttatcaaaaaaaacgGAGGCAGAATTAGAGCTTTACTATTTCTTATTGCATGATAccgataaaaattcaaaactcgACGGATTGGAGCTCCTCAACGCCATCCTGCATACCACTCATGAGGAAGACCACGACAGTAATGACATAAGTGCCATGCCAAGATCCGATGAAGAGGACAGCGTTGATGAAAAGACTTTCAATCGTTTTGTTG ATTTAGTAGATCAAGTTCTAAAGGAGGACGACAAAAACCAAGACGGTTATCTTGATTATGCCGAGTATGTAGAAGGAAGGAAAAAGACTGAGAGAGCTGCAGAAAGGCAGTCTACAGTTGGGTGA
- the LOC136417919 gene encoding uncharacterized protein, which yields MNYKMIKSRIKMALYRVIINYMDEGAYEANISTQENNIIISPSPPGVNRIEGLDLSIPFTMLDNVAKVNVTTIRLELFNGLHVDITFGNPQSKSSFRRRIRADSDEDSGVSSGTPSPPL from the exons atgaactataAAATGATTAAGAGTCGTATTAAGATGGCACTATACAgagttataataaattatatggATGAAGGTGCTTATGAAGCAAACATCTCAACAcaagaaaacaatattattatttcgcCGTCACCTCCAGGGGTAAACCGGATAGAAGGATTGGATTTATCAATTCCTTTCACAATGTTAGACAACGTAGCTAAAGTTAATGTTACCACCATAAGATTGGAATTATTTAATGGATTGCATGTGGACATAACATTTGGAAATCCACAgtcaaaaagttcttttagGAGACGTATTCGAGCCGACAG TGATGAAGACTCGGGTGTGTCTTCTGGGACACCAAGCCCACCATTGTAA